The Arctopsyche grandis isolate Sample6627 chromosome 7, ASM5162203v2, whole genome shotgun sequence genome includes a window with the following:
- the LOC143914568 gene encoding cytochrome c oxidase assembly protein COX19, translating to MNAMTMNQKIFVPVPPDKGSFPLDHDGKCKQDMLQYMRCLLDSDGSAVACKDSAKSYLQCRMENNLMAKEEWPKLGFQKVETSNDESQLKTSS from the coding sequence ATGAACGCGATGACTATGAACCAGAAAATATTTGTGCCAGTACCACCAGACAAAGGCAGTTTCCCTTTGGACCATGATGGCAAATGCAAACAAGATATGCTTCAATATATGCGATGTCTCTTAGACAGCGACGGAAGTGCCGTCGCTTGCAAGGACAGTGCCAAGTCATACTTGCAATGCAGAATGGAAAATAACCTCATGGCCAAAGAGGAGTGGCCAAAACTCGGTTTCCAAAAGGTGGAAACTTCCAATGACGAAAGCCAACTGAAAACTTCTTCATAG